The following are encoded in a window of Streptomyces griseiscabiei genomic DNA:
- the ispG gene encoding flavodoxin-dependent (E)-4-hydroxy-3-methylbut-2-enyl-diphosphate synthase, protein MTAISLGMPSVPTKLAERRKSRQIQVGSVAVGGDAPVSVQSMTTTRTSDIGATLQQIAELTASGCQIVRVACPTQDDADALATIARKSQIPVIADIHFQPKYVFAAIEAGCAAVRVNPGNIKQFDDKVREIAQAANDHGTPIRIGVNAGSLDRRLLQKYGKATPEALVESALWEASLFEEHGFRDIKISVKHNDPVVMVNAYRQLAAQCDYPLHLGVTEAGPAFQGTIKSAVAFGALLAEGIGDTIRVSLSAPPVEEIKVGNQILESLNLKPRRLEIVSCPSCGRAQVDVYKLAEEVTAGLTGMEVPLRVAVMGCVVNGPGEAREADLGVASGNGKGQIFVKGEVIKTVPESKIVETLIEEAMKIAEQMEADGVASGEPTVAVAG, encoded by the coding sequence ATGACTGCGATTTCTCTCGGCATGCCGTCCGTTCCGACCAAGCTCGCCGAGCGCCGCAAGAGCCGGCAGATCCAGGTCGGGTCCGTCGCGGTCGGTGGGGACGCCCCGGTCTCGGTCCAGTCCATGACCACGACCCGCACGTCGGACATCGGCGCCACGCTCCAGCAGATCGCCGAGCTGACGGCCTCCGGCTGCCAGATCGTCCGGGTCGCCTGCCCGACGCAGGACGACGCGGACGCCCTCGCCACCATCGCCCGCAAGTCGCAGATCCCGGTGATCGCGGACATCCACTTCCAGCCGAAGTACGTCTTCGCCGCGATCGAGGCCGGCTGCGCCGCCGTCCGCGTCAACCCGGGCAACATCAAGCAGTTCGACGACAAGGTCCGCGAGATCGCGCAGGCGGCGAACGACCACGGCACCCCGATCCGCATCGGCGTCAACGCCGGCTCCCTCGACCGCCGCCTCCTCCAGAAGTACGGCAAGGCCACCCCCGAGGCGCTCGTGGAGTCCGCCCTCTGGGAGGCCTCCCTCTTCGAGGAGCACGGCTTCCGGGACATCAAGATCTCGGTCAAGCACAACGACCCGGTCGTCATGGTCAACGCCTACCGCCAGCTCGCCGCCCAGTGCGACTACCCCCTGCACCTCGGTGTCACCGAGGCCGGCCCCGCCTTCCAGGGCACCATCAAGTCGGCCGTCGCCTTCGGCGCGCTGCTCGCCGAGGGCATCGGCGACACCATCCGCGTCTCCCTGTCGGCCCCGCCGGTCGAGGAGATCAAGGTCGGCAACCAGATCCTGGAGTCGCTGAACCTCAAGCCGCGCCGCCTCGAGATCGTCTCCTGCCCCTCCTGCGGCCGCGCCCAGGTCGACGTCTACAAGCTCGCCGAGGAGGTCACCGCCGGCCTCACCGGTATGGAGGTCCCCCTCCGCGTCGCCGTCATGGGCTGCGTCGTCAACGGCCCCGGCGAGGCCCGCGAGGCCGACCTCGGCGTCGCCTCCGGCAACGGCAAGGGCCAGATCTTCGTCAAGGGCGAGGTCATCAAGACCGTCCCCGAGTCCAAGATCGTCGAGACCCTCATCGAGGAGGCGATGAAGATCGCCGAGCAGATGGAGGCGGACGGCGTGGCCTCCGGCGAACCGACGGTGGCGGTAGCGGGCTGA
- a CDS encoding GNAT family N-acetyltransferase, with protein MLTQTTTRVLEPSDLDAALAVLDRDPVANAFVTSRVQVAGLDPWRLGGEMWGWYEDGALTSLCYAGANLVPICATPRAVRAFADRARRAGRRCSSVVGPAEPTAQLWRLLEPSWGPAREVRSHQPLMVTDRLPDPAEVTPDPYVRRIRKDEMDTIMPACVAMFTEEVGVSPLAGDGGLLYQARVAELVGSGRSFARLDADGRVVFKAEIGAATSRACQIQGVWVDPAYRGQGHAAPGMAAVLRYALADVAPLVSLYVNDYNTAARRTYQRVGFQEVGAFMSVLF; from the coding sequence GTGTTGACCCAGACCACCACCAGGGTCCTCGAACCGAGTGACCTGGACGCCGCACTCGCCGTCCTGGACCGAGACCCCGTCGCGAACGCCTTCGTGACCTCCCGCGTCCAGGTCGCCGGGCTGGACCCGTGGCGGCTGGGCGGCGAGATGTGGGGCTGGTACGAGGACGGCGCCCTCACCTCCCTCTGCTACGCCGGCGCCAACCTCGTCCCCATCTGCGCCACCCCCCGCGCCGTACGCGCCTTCGCCGACCGCGCCCGCCGGGCCGGCCGCCGCTGCTCCTCGGTCGTCGGCCCCGCCGAACCCACCGCCCAGCTCTGGCGCCTCCTCGAACCCAGCTGGGGCCCGGCCCGCGAGGTCCGCTCCCACCAGCCCCTCATGGTCACCGACCGGCTCCCCGACCCCGCCGAGGTCACCCCCGACCCGTACGTCCGCCGGATCCGCAAGGACGAGATGGACACGATCATGCCGGCGTGCGTCGCGATGTTCACCGAGGAGGTCGGCGTCTCCCCGCTGGCCGGCGACGGCGGCCTCCTCTACCAGGCCCGGGTCGCCGAACTCGTCGGCTCCGGCCGCTCCTTCGCCCGCCTCGACGCCGACGGCCGCGTCGTCTTCAAGGCCGAGATCGGCGCCGCGACCTCCCGCGCCTGCCAGATCCAGGGCGTCTGGGTCGACCCCGCCTACCGCGGCCAGGGCCACGCCGCCCCCGGCATGGCAGCGGTCCTGCGCTACGCACTGGCCGACGTCGCCCCCCTGGTCAGCCTCTACGTCAACGACTACAACACGGCGGCGAGGCGCACGTACCAGAGGGTGGGCTTCCAAGAGGTGGGCGCGTTCATGAGCGTCCTGTTCTGA
- a CDS encoding GNAT family N-acetyltransferase, whose protein sequence is MDLVIGPLDLSAHVDEALAVQAVAFGLGPDEVAVRRQIVLRHMTYPGARALGATAGGRLVGFVYGMPNNRAHWWSTVVEPYLRALGHDHWLDDSFVITELHVHPGHQNHGVGRALITTITDSATEPRSILSAIDIDSPARGLYHSLGYTDLARRVVFPSAPKPYAVMGAPLPLRRR, encoded by the coding sequence ATGGACCTCGTCATCGGCCCCTTGGACCTCTCCGCCCACGTGGACGAGGCCTTGGCAGTCCAAGCCGTAGCCTTCGGCCTGGGCCCCGACGAGGTGGCGGTCCGCCGCCAGATCGTCCTCCGCCACATGACGTACCCGGGGGCCCGCGCACTGGGGGCCACGGCCGGAGGCCGTCTCGTCGGTTTCGTCTACGGCATGCCCAACAACCGCGCCCACTGGTGGTCCACCGTCGTCGAGCCCTACCTCCGCGCCCTCGGCCACGACCACTGGCTGGACGACTCCTTCGTCATCACCGAACTGCACGTCCACCCGGGCCACCAGAACCACGGCGTCGGCCGCGCCCTCATCACCACCATCACCGACAGCGCGACCGAACCCCGCTCGATCCTCTCCGCGATCGACATCGACAGCCCGGCCCGCGGCCTCTACCACTCCCTCGGCTACACCGACCTGGCCCGCCGCGTCGTCTTCCCCAGCGCCCCCAAGCCGTACGCGGTCATGGGCGCCCCCCTGCCCCTGCGCCGCAGATAG
- a CDS encoding proline--tRNA ligase, translating into MANAPVQRMSQLMAKTLRDDPADAEVLSHKLLVRAGYVRRTAAGVWTWLPLGKKVLSNVERIVREEMDAIGAQEVLLPALLPKEPYEATGRWDEYGPELFRLKDRKGGDYLLGPTHEEIFTLIVKDQASSYKDLPVILYQIQTKFRDEARPRAGILRGREFLMKDSYSFDTEDEGLAQSYALHRQAYQKVFERLGLDYRICAATAGAMGGSKSEEFLAPAGAGEDTFADCPACDFAANTEAITFASKPVDAGDVAALEEIPTPDTPTIETLAAYLGVQPSDTLKNLLVKVDGEIVAVGVPGDREVDMGKVEAHFAPAVVEMVTETDFAGRPDLVRGYVGPQGLGEKVTYIADPRVAPGTAWITGANKPGTHAKNVVAGRDFEVAEYVDVVVVQEGDPCPNCGTGLKLDRAIEIGHIFQLGRKYADALKLDVLGRHGKPVRVTMGSYGIGVSRAVAALAEQSADDKGLCWPAEVAPADVHVVAAGKALQTELALDVSEKLRAAGLRVLVDDRAGVSPGVKFTDSELIGVPKILVAGRRSAEGVLELKDRRSGEREELTVDEAIARLTTA; encoded by the coding sequence ATGGCGAACGCACCGGTCCAGCGCATGTCCCAGTTGATGGCGAAGACGCTGCGCGACGACCCCGCGGACGCCGAGGTGCTCAGCCACAAGCTCCTCGTCCGCGCCGGTTACGTCCGCCGCACCGCCGCCGGAGTCTGGACCTGGCTGCCGCTCGGCAAGAAGGTCCTCTCCAACGTGGAGCGCATCGTCCGCGAGGAGATGGACGCGATCGGCGCCCAGGAGGTGCTGCTCCCCGCGCTGCTGCCGAAGGAGCCGTACGAGGCGACGGGCCGCTGGGACGAGTACGGCCCGGAGCTGTTCCGCCTCAAGGACCGCAAGGGCGGCGACTACCTCCTCGGTCCCACCCACGAGGAGATCTTCACGCTGATCGTGAAGGACCAGGCGTCCTCCTACAAGGACCTGCCGGTGATCCTCTACCAGATCCAGACGAAGTTCCGTGACGAGGCCCGCCCCCGCGCCGGCATCCTGCGCGGCCGTGAGTTCCTGATGAAGGACTCGTACTCCTTCGACACCGAGGACGAGGGCCTCGCGCAGTCCTACGCCCTGCACCGCCAGGCCTACCAGAAGGTGTTCGAGCGCCTGGGCCTCGACTACCGCATCTGCGCCGCCACGGCGGGCGCGATGGGCGGCTCCAAGTCCGAGGAGTTCCTCGCCCCGGCCGGTGCCGGCGAGGACACCTTCGCGGACTGCCCGGCCTGCGACTTCGCGGCCAACACCGAGGCGATCACCTTCGCGTCGAAGCCGGTGGACGCGGGCGACGTGGCCGCCCTCGAAGAGATCCCGACCCCGGACACCCCCACCATCGAGACCCTCGCCGCGTACCTCGGCGTCCAGCCCTCCGACACCCTGAAGAACCTCCTGGTGAAGGTCGACGGCGAGATCGTCGCCGTCGGCGTCCCCGGTGACCGCGAGGTCGACATGGGCAAGGTCGAGGCACACTTCGCCCCGGCCGTCGTCGAGATGGTCACCGAGACGGACTTCGCCGGCCGCCCCGACCTGGTCCGCGGCTACGTCGGCCCGCAGGGCCTCGGCGAGAAGGTCACCTACATCGCCGACCCGCGCGTCGCCCCGGGCACCGCCTGGATCACCGGCGCCAACAAGCCGGGCACCCACGCGAAGAACGTCGTCGCGGGCCGTGACTTCGAGGTCGCCGAGTACGTCGACGTCGTCGTGGTCCAGGAGGGCGACCCCTGCCCCAACTGCGGCACCGGCCTCAAGCTGGACCGCGCCATCGAGATCGGCCACATCTTCCAGCTCGGCCGCAAGTACGCCGACGCCCTCAAGCTCGACGTCCTCGGCCGGCACGGCAAGCCGGTTCGCGTCACCATGGGCTCCTACGGCATCGGCGTCTCCCGCGCGGTCGCCGCCCTCGCCGAGCAGTCCGCCGACGACAAGGGCCTGTGCTGGCCCGCCGAGGTCGCCCCCGCCGACGTCCACGTGGTCGCCGCGGGCAAGGCCCTCCAGACCGAACTGGCCCTCGACGTCTCCGAGAAGCTGCGGGCCGCCGGCCTCCGCGTCCTCGTCGACGACCGGGCCGGTGTCTCCCCGGGCGTGAAGTTCACCGACTCCGAGCTGATCGGCGTCCCGAAGATCCTGGTCGCCGGCCGCCGCTCCGCCGAGGGCGTCCTGGAGCTGAAGGACCGCCGCTCCGGCGAGCGCGAGGAGCTGACGGTCGACGAGGCGATCGCCCGCCTCACCACCGCTTAG
- a CDS encoding FAD:protein FMN transferase has protein sequence MTAPTTTPRSTAAADWRALGTSVRLVTTDPALLDSCNLLLARHLAEVDAACSRFRADSELTALNTAEGRPTKVSPLLAEALAVALRAARATDGAVDPTVGSAMEALGYDRDFTLVQEDDRPVRLAVRRVPGWSLVGLDRATNTVTLPPGVSLDLGATAKAWAADRAARTLARTADCGILVSLGGDTAVAGEPPAGGWRVRVQDETAPVDRLPEHGSYATVGIRGGGLATSGTTARRWRRGDHDLHHIVDPRTGLPATTPWRTVSVAAATCADANAATTAALVKGHTAPRWLSRLGLPARLVSHDGTVVTTPGWPSATPKAETAP, from the coding sequence ATGACCGCGCCGACGACGACCCCCCGCTCCACGGCCGCCGCCGACTGGCGGGCCCTCGGCACGAGCGTCCGTCTGGTCACCACGGACCCGGCCCTGCTCGACTCCTGCAATCTGCTCCTGGCCCGGCACCTGGCCGAGGTCGACGCCGCGTGCAGCCGCTTCCGCGCGGACTCGGAGCTGACGGCGCTGAACACGGCCGAAGGCCGGCCCACGAAGGTCAGCCCGCTGCTGGCCGAGGCCCTGGCGGTGGCCCTGCGCGCCGCCCGCGCCACGGACGGCGCGGTGGACCCCACGGTCGGCTCGGCGATGGAAGCCCTCGGCTACGACCGGGACTTCACCCTGGTCCAGGAGGACGACCGCCCCGTACGCCTGGCGGTGCGCCGCGTGCCGGGCTGGAGCCTGGTCGGCCTGGACCGCGCCACGAACACGGTCACCCTCCCGCCCGGCGTCAGCCTGGACCTGGGCGCCACCGCCAAGGCGTGGGCGGCCGACAGAGCGGCCCGGACACTGGCCCGGACCGCCGACTGCGGCATCCTCGTCAGCCTCGGCGGCGACACGGCCGTCGCGGGCGAACCCCCGGCCGGCGGCTGGCGCGTCCGCGTCCAGGACGAGACGGCCCCGGTCGACCGGCTCCCCGAGCACGGCTCCTACGCCACGGTCGGCATCCGCGGCGGCGGCCTCGCCACCTCCGGCACCACCGCCCGCCGCTGGCGCCGCGGTGACCACGACCTCCACCACATCGTCGACCCCCGTACGGGCCTGCCCGCCACCACCCCCTGGCGCACCGTCTCGGTGGCCGCCGCCACCTGCGCCGACGCCAACGCCGCCACCACGGCCGCCCTGGTCAAGGGGCACACGGCCCCCCGCTGGCTGTCCCGCCTGGGACTCCCGGCCCGGCTGGTCAGCCACGACGGCACGGTCGTCACGACCCCGGGCTGGCCCTCCGCCACCCCGAAGGCCGAGACCGCCCCATGA
- a CDS encoding ferric reductase-like transmembrane domain-containing protein, protein MSDEILWYANRATGAVCLVLFTVVVLLGIAVRLRARVPGLPRFGTVSLHRALSLSATAFLVLHIATAVVDDYVNITALDVLVPFVSDYQPLWLGLGTVALDLLLAVLITSLLRARVGRRAWRTVHLLAYASWPFALVHGVGIGTDNGTAWMLWLTVACAAAVLAAFAARTAHAVRDARRTPATLLRTAEGARP, encoded by the coding sequence ATGAGCGACGAGATCCTCTGGTACGCCAACAGAGCCACCGGCGCCGTCTGTCTGGTCCTCTTCACCGTCGTCGTCCTCCTCGGCATCGCCGTACGGCTGCGCGCCCGCGTCCCCGGCCTGCCCCGGTTCGGCACGGTCTCCCTCCACCGCGCCCTCTCCCTCTCCGCCACCGCTTTCCTGGTCCTGCACATCGCGACGGCCGTGGTCGACGACTACGTGAACATCACCGCGCTGGACGTGCTCGTCCCCTTCGTCTCCGACTACCAGCCCCTCTGGCTCGGCCTCGGCACGGTCGCCCTCGACCTGCTGCTGGCCGTCCTGATCACCAGCCTCCTCCGCGCCCGCGTCGGCCGTCGTGCCTGGCGGACCGTGCACCTGCTGGCGTACGCGTCCTGGCCGTTCGCCCTGGTCCACGGCGTCGGCATCGGCACGGACAACGGCACCGCCTGGATGCTCTGGCTCACCGTCGCCTGTGCCGCCGCGGTGCTCGCCGCCTTCGCCGCGCGCACCGCCCACGCCGTACGGGACGCCCGCCGCACCCCCGCCACCCTGCTCCGCACGGCCGAAGGAGCCCGCCCATGA
- a CDS encoding NADH-ubiquinone oxidoreductase-F iron-sulfur binding region domain-containing protein gives MTTATAPAVPGLHMPPRLLAPGGTPADHTTHEQRYGPLTSLTPDDLLRVTAESGLTGRGGAAFPTYRKLASVAEAGRRTGRTPVVVANGSEGEPASAKDKTLLRLSPHLVLDGLRLAAEATGAGEAYLAVEEDAAHLEAAVAERRDPIPVRVVRVPRRFLSGESSALTQHLKGRAALPRHQNPPVRAQGVHRAPTLVQNVETLAHLALIARYGPDWYRSAGTPAEPGSVLCTLHVPGHTPRVVEAPYGMPLHRLLPLHGTSAILVGGYHGTWIPTRQAAQLTLGTTHLGAGVLAALPADRCGLAETARVLRYLALQSAGQCGPCLNGLPRIAAAFRTLATPGPQGTTRTDIARWAGLVEGRGACHHPDGTVRLVRSALTTFAPELDAHARGHCTATNHTPVLPVPENES, from the coding sequence ATGACCACCGCGACCGCCCCCGCCGTCCCCGGCCTCCACATGCCACCCCGCCTCCTCGCCCCGGGCGGCACCCCGGCCGACCACACCACCCACGAACAGCGCTACGGCCCCCTGACCTCCCTCACCCCCGACGACCTGCTGCGCGTCACCGCCGAGTCCGGCCTGACCGGCAGGGGCGGCGCCGCCTTCCCCACGTACCGCAAACTCGCCTCGGTCGCCGAGGCGGGCCGCCGCACCGGCCGTACGCCCGTGGTCGTCGCCAACGGCTCCGAGGGCGAACCGGCCAGCGCCAAGGACAAGACGCTGCTGCGCCTGTCACCTCACCTGGTCCTGGACGGCCTCCGCCTGGCCGCCGAGGCGACGGGCGCGGGGGAGGCGTACCTCGCGGTGGAGGAAGACGCGGCGCACCTGGAGGCCGCGGTGGCCGAACGCCGCGACCCCATCCCCGTACGTGTCGTCCGTGTCCCCCGGCGGTTCCTGTCCGGCGAGTCCTCGGCCCTCACCCAGCACCTGAAGGGCCGGGCCGCCCTGCCCCGCCACCAGAACCCCCCGGTCCGCGCACAGGGCGTGCACCGCGCCCCCACCCTCGTCCAGAACGTCGAGACCCTCGCCCACCTGGCCCTGATCGCCCGCTACGGCCCCGACTGGTACCGCTCGGCCGGCACCCCCGCCGAACCCGGCAGCGTCCTGTGCACCCTCCACGTCCCCGGCCACACCCCCCGAGTCGTGGAGGCCCCCTACGGAATGCCCCTGCACCGCCTGCTCCCCCTGCACGGCACGAGCGCGATCCTCGTCGGCGGCTACCACGGCACCTGGATCCCGACCCGCCAGGCCGCCCAACTCACCCTCGGCACAACCCACTTGGGAGCCGGAGTCCTCGCCGCCCTCCCCGCCGACCGCTGCGGCCTCGCCGAGACGGCCCGGGTCCTGCGCTACCTGGCCCTGCAGTCGGCGGGACAGTGCGGCCCCTGCCTCAACGGCCTGCCCCGCATCGCCGCCGCCTTCCGGACCCTGGCCACCCCCGGCCCCCAGGGCACCACCCGCACCGACATCGCCCGCTGGGCCGGCCTGGTGGAAGGCCGAGGCGCCTGCCACCACCCCGACGGCACGGTCCGCCTGGTCCGCAGCGCCCTGACGACCTTCGCCCCCGAACTGGACGCCCACGCCCGGGGCCACTGCACGGCCACGAACCACACCCCCGTCCTGCCGGTCCCCGAGAACGAGAGCTGA
- a CDS encoding ferredoxin: MTTTPTAPTLAVDWTACQAHGLCAELLPDHMEPDEWGYPIVADGPIPRAALKRAKRAAADCPALALRLNAG; encoded by the coding sequence ATGACCACCACCCCCACGGCCCCGACCCTCGCCGTCGACTGGACCGCCTGCCAGGCCCACGGCCTCTGCGCGGAACTCCTCCCCGACCACATGGAGCCGGACGAGTGGGGCTACCCGATCGTCGCGGACGGCCCGATCCCGAGAGCGGCCCTGAAACGAGCGAAGCGAGCGGCGGCCGACTGCCCGGCGCTGGCTCTGCGATTGAACGCCGGGTAA
- a CDS encoding aminoglycoside phosphotransferase family protein, with the protein MARMAFEDFEPPQRLVRALAETRRPDGGDGIGEWLETLPGLLQQAVDLRELTAERVQAPGGRSSLVLLVRMIDDTPAVLKLAPERARPEAERAALAHWDGRGAVQLLNPGDSHGVLLLERLRPDLSVRSLPEAKALLEAAGTLRRLWVEPPAAHVFETVAERTERQAEALRAGAGEDSEVRGLVDAALGVRAELLASTPEERLLHGTFRQSKVLAGERLPWLAVGPDPVVGECAFDLARLVRDRVEDLIASPSGAAITRRRVKKLAESLDVEQERLRGWTLFRAVESGVRALRVGRPRDAELLLEFAGWL; encoded by the coding sequence ATGGCTCGCATGGCTTTCGAGGACTTCGAACCGCCGCAGCGGCTGGTGCGGGCGCTCGCCGAGACCCGGCGGCCGGACGGCGGTGACGGGATCGGCGAGTGGCTGGAAACCCTCCCCGGGCTGCTTCAACAGGCCGTGGATCTACGCGAGTTGACCGCGGAGCGGGTACAGGCCCCGGGTGGCCGCAGCAGTCTCGTCCTGCTGGTGCGGATGATCGACGACACCCCCGCCGTGCTCAAGCTGGCGCCCGAGCGGGCCCGGCCGGAGGCCGAGCGGGCGGCCCTCGCGCACTGGGACGGGCGGGGCGCGGTGCAGCTGCTCAACCCCGGGGACAGCCATGGCGTACTGCTGCTGGAGCGGCTGCGCCCCGATCTGTCGGTGCGGTCACTGCCGGAGGCGAAGGCCCTGCTGGAGGCCGCGGGGACGCTGCGGCGGCTGTGGGTGGAGCCGCCGGCGGCGCATGTCTTCGAGACCGTGGCGGAGCGGACGGAGCGGCAGGCGGAGGCCCTCCGGGCGGGCGCCGGGGAGGACTCCGAGGTGCGGGGGCTGGTCGACGCGGCCCTCGGGGTACGCGCGGAGTTGCTGGCCTCCACGCCCGAGGAGCGGTTGCTGCACGGCACCTTCCGGCAGAGCAAGGTACTGGCCGGGGAGCGGTTGCCGTGGCTGGCCGTGGGGCCGGATCCGGTGGTGGGCGAGTGTGCCTTCGATCTGGCTCGGCTGGTACGGGACCGGGTGGAGGATCTGATCGCTTCACCGTCGGGGGCGGCGATCACTCGGCGGCGGGTGAAGAAGCTGGCCGAGTCGCTGGACGTGGAGCAGGAGCGGCTGCGGGGGTGGACGCTGTTCCGGGCCGTGGAGTCGGGGGTGCGGGCACTGCGCGTGGGGCGGCCTCGGGACGCGGAGTTGTTGCTGGAGTTCGCCGGGTGGCTTTGA
- a CDS encoding ferritin-like domain-containing protein, whose translation MSGGELKAAQAALGAEHAAVYGYGVVGGKIGEARRSEAREAYDAHRARRDQLTRAVRDLGGEPAAAAAGYSLPFQVSDADSAARLAAELEERVAGVYSDLVRASEGARRATAAEALREAAVRAVRWRGASVAFPGLAERTAAAGPSATPHT comes from the coding sequence GTGAGCGGCGGGGAACTGAAGGCGGCACAGGCGGCGCTCGGGGCCGAGCACGCGGCCGTGTACGGGTACGGCGTCGTCGGCGGGAAGATCGGCGAGGCCCGGCGGAGCGAGGCCCGGGAGGCGTACGACGCGCACCGGGCCCGCCGGGACCAGCTCACCCGGGCCGTACGGGACCTGGGCGGCGAGCCCGCTGCGGCGGCGGCCGGCTACTCCCTGCCCTTCCAGGTGTCCGATGCCGACTCCGCCGCACGCCTCGCCGCGGAGCTGGAGGAGCGGGTGGCCGGTGTGTACTCGGATCTCGTCCGGGCGTCCGAGGGTGCCCGGCGGGCCACGGCGGCGGAGGCGCTGCGGGAAGCGGCGGTGCGGGCGGTCCGGTGGCGGGGCGCAAGCGTAGCCTTCCCTGGTCTCGCCGAGCGGACGGCCGCCGCCGGTCCGTCGGCGACACCGCACACCTGA